A part of Candida albicans SC5314 chromosome 2, complete sequence genomic DNA contains:
- the TLO5 gene encoding Tlo5p (Member of a family of telomere-proximal genes of unknown function; may be spliced in vivo), whose amino-acid sequence MPENLQTRLHNSLDEILKSSGYIFEIIDQNRKQSNVITSPNNELIQKSITQSLNGEIQNFHAILDQTVSKLNDAEWCLGVMVEKKKKLDELKVKEEAARKKEEEAKKKEEEVKKKAEEAKKCFILLFCQICTTFNLCANILFYLIFIYFYFTILFYRTFYIFSLSTHLLYNIFLRL is encoded by the coding sequence ATGCCAGAAAACCTCCAAACAAGATTACATAACTCACTCGACgagatattgaaatcatcagGATACATATTTGAGATAATCGACCAAAACAGAAAACAAAGCAATGTGATAACTAGCCCCAACAACGAACTAATCCAAAAATCCATAACCCAACTGCTCAACGGCGAAATCCAAAACTTCCATGCTATTCTAGACCAAACAGTGTCGAAACTCAATGATGCAGAGTGGTGTCTCGGCGTTATggttgaaaagaaaaagaaacttgACGAATTGAAAGTCAAAGAAGAAGCGGCAAGaaagaaggaagaagaggccaagaagaaggaagaaGAGGTCAAGAAAAAGGCAGAGGAAGCGAAGAAgtgttttattttacttTTCTGTCAAATTTGCACTACTTTTAATTTGTGTGCAAATATTCTATTTTACTTGATTTTTATatacttttattttacAATACTTTTTTATAGGACTTTTTatatcttttctttatcaactCATCTTTTATACAATATATTCTTACGATTATAA